The window cttttttgtcaagtttactctttttttctttggtgttTCCTAAAGTACCAATATTCCATTTGTTTACTAACTGACtcttaaattattgtttttattttcaaaataaataaaaaatcaaacaggtttccatttataatatatttcgtaactataaatattagagaGATTATAAGACATAAGTAACaaagagaaacaagaaacaaagcAGTGGCAAAGGTCGAAGATATGGAAGCTCTCAAATACATAGCAATCGTTTGTGTAATTTTAGCATTGATTGGTGAATGTAATGGGCAACCTGGTGCAGAGGTTCCATTGAGTTCATGGAAAATTAATATTCTGAACGAGATGACCAAAGACACATTGTTTCTTCAATGTAAGTCTAAAGATGATGATCTAGGTGCACAAAATTTAGGTGtaaaacaacaattttcatgGAGTTTCAAGGAGAATTTGTGGCAAACAACACTGTATTGGTGTTATATGCACAATGCCGAAAGTCATGCTTCATTTAATGTATTTTGGCCTGAGAAATCTGGTTGGCTTGCTTTTAGATGTCAACTCAGAAATTGCATTTGGTCTGCTCGAGATGATGGAATTTACTTGAAGACCAACCCTCATAATACTTTTGAGCTCATACATACTTGGGAACCTGGAATGTGAATCAAACTTATTTTCCCTAATGTCGTTATAttactataataataataatactattattatttatgacatGTATCAAGTTTACTCTTTGCTTTTTATTGTCAATCAATGATATCTCAACTCTAATGTTATTTTACAACGTTGAATGTGGAAGTATCAAAACATTATTAAGATCGATGCTTTAGGTATAAAGCTAAGAACATGAACAAAAAGTATCAAattctttgataaaataaatttgattaaaatcaTGAGCAACCTAGCTCGATCTAATACCAATTGTAGTACTCGTATGAACAACGTTGGAGGAGGAGAATAGAGTTTATTATTCGAAATAATGGAACTTTTTAtcgtttaattaaaaaaattaataaactttttgcTAATAGGTAATTTAATCgatattttaatacaaattataaGTCCTCtttgaattaaacaaaaaaattaacaaatcaaCAGCTCATATAattcttataaaatattggtaataaaaaaaatagaataaccaatcaaaataaacGAGCAATTAGCAATTAATTTCAagcaataaaatataataacaaattaattacaaaatctgttttaattgcaaaatataacaacaaatttagaaatgtATTAGGCACAAgcaaataaaactaatataataatagagatgttttcaaaaatataaaaattgataaactatttaataaaaatattttatgaaatgttgttgacaattttccaataaaaaaaatattttttcaaaactaatttttttgtccagtttggttatattttttaaaagattcctatatgtaaatatttttttttgagatGCAAAGT of the Cucumis sativus cultivar 9930 chromosome 3, Cucumber_9930_V3, whole genome shotgun sequence genome contains:
- the LOC101208376 gene encoding S-protein homolog 1-like produces the protein MEALKYIAIVCVILALIGECNGQPGAEVPLSSWKINILNEMTKDTLFLQCKSKDDDLGAQNLGVKQQFSWSFKENLWQTTLYWCYMHNAESHASFNVFWPEKSGWLAFRCQLRNCIWSARDDGIYLKTNPHNTFELIHTWEPGM